CGCTCTTTCTCGGCTTTTTGCATCAGGTTCCCTTCTTCTGGGTAACAATGGCCGTCCTGCCGCACATGCTCTTCACCACGGCAATACTGCTCGCGATTTTTTTCGTGCTGGACAGTTATTATTTCCTGCGGGAAAAGAAGCAGGAAATAATCATAGAGCTGGACAAAGAACAAAAGGTTAAGTTCAAGCTTGAGGGTGGATATAACTTAATTCTTCTGGCCGGCGTTGTGGGCATGGTGGTGATCAGTGGCTTTTGGAATGCGGGCGGTTACACCATCAAAGGAATGGAATTTCAATGGCAGAACCTGGCGAGGGACATGGTGATTGTGGTTTTGGGCCTGCTCTCCCTGCTAATAACCCCCCAGCATCTCAGGAAAGCAAATGATTTTAGCTGGTTTCCGATAATTGAAGTAGCCAAGCTCTTTGCCGGCATCTTTGTGACCATCATCCCCGTCCTGGCCATTTTGAAAGCCGGTCTGGACGGACCCTGGGCGGGGCTGATTGCCCTGATCAAAGAACCACTCCATTATTACTGGATATCGGGAGCTTTATCGTCCTTTTTGGACAATGCGCCCACCTATCTCACCTTTTTTAATCTGGCGCTGGGTCAACTGGGTTTGACGGAGGGAATGATTCCGGCGGCTCTGGCGGCCAACACTGCCACGGCGAATCCCGCCTTCATCAGCTTCCTGAAGGCCGTCTCCGTGGGCGCCGTGTTTATGGGTGCCAACACCTATATAGGCAATGCGCCGAATTTTATGGTGAATTCGATAGCAAAGGAGTTTGGGGTAAACATGCCCAGTTTCTTCGGCTATATGTTTAAGTACTCGATTCCGATACTTATACCCATCTTTATCGTGGTGGGTTTGGTATTTTTCTGATCAAAAAAACGCTTTGGCCAAAACATAGGCTGCCTGCAGGGCCTCGGTCGGGCAAAGGGGAAAACATTCTTTGCAGTCCCAGCACTCCTTGGAAGCTATCTCGGGAATGAAGCTGATCTCTTTTCTGATGCCCCGGTCAATAAATCCCAAGGCGTTCTTCTTCTTGACCTCGGCGCAGTATCTCACGCAGAGGCCGCAATGAATGCAGAAAGAGGCCTCTTTTTCGAAACGGTTTTTGTCGGCTCCATACTCTTTGGCTAAGTCCTGCAAATCAAAGGCATCGGGGGCATGGGCCAGCAAAAGCTGGAGGACCATCTTGCGGATTCTATCCACCTTCTCGGACCTGGTTTTCACGACCAGATTTTTTTCCACGGGGTAAACGCAGGAAACAACGAGTCTTGTCGAGCCGCGGCTTTCTACCTCTACGATGCAAAGCCGGCAGCCCCCATAGGGTTCCAATTTCTCGTGAAAACAAAGGGTGGGGATATTGATTCCCGCACTGCGCGCTGCCTCTAAAACGGTCATCCCGGCCTGGGCCTTCACTTCTTTCCCATCAATCTGTAAAAGGATTTCACTCATTTTTGTTTACTCTCCCTGACTATCGTTCTTGCTTCTTCAGGAATAGGAGGCGGCACGGGCTCGCCGGAAATCTTCTGCACCGAGCCAAAGCGGGGGGGGCAAACTTCAA
The sequence above is a segment of the Deltaproteobacteria bacterium genome. Coding sequences within it:
- a CDS encoding sodium:proton antiporter, which codes for MKSTKNFSNLAITLSLLMVILWAMPAAAATAGHEANNIGKILPWWAALPFVGMLLSIALCPLLTPRFWHLHYGKTAAFWALLFAIPFLLAFPNLAPREIANIFLIDYVPFIILLWALFTIAGGIVVAGSFSGMPIINTIMLLIGTIMASWIGTTGASMVMIRPVLKANKTRQNKVHTVCFFIFLVSNIGGSLTPLGDPPLFLGFLHQVPFFWVTMAVLPHMLFTTAILLAIFFVLDSYYFLREKKQEIIIELDKEQKVKFKLEGGYNLILLAGVVGMVVISGFWNAGGYTIKGMEFQWQNLARDMVIVVLGLLSLLITPQHLRKANDFSWFPIIEVAKLFAGIFVTIIPVLAILKAGLDGPWAGLIALIKEPLHYYWISGALSSFLDNAPTYLTFFNLALGQLGLTEGMIPAALAANTATANPAFISFLKAVSVGAVFMGANTYIGNAPNFMVNSIAKEFGVNMPSFFGYMFKYSIPILIPIFIVVGLVFF
- a CDS encoding 2Fe-2S iron-sulfur cluster-binding protein → MSEILLQIDGKEVKAQAGMTVLEAARSAGINIPTLCFHEKLEPYGGCRLCIVEVESRGSTRLVVSCVYPVEKNLVVKTRSEKVDRIRKMVLQLLLAHAPDAFDLQDLAKEYGADKNRFEKEASFCIHCGLCVRYCAEVKKKNALGFIDRGIRKEISFIPEIASKECWDCKECFPLCPTEALQAAYVLAKAFF